CGATTGAAGTCGTCAATGGTAGTGTTGATAACTATATCGCCAATCATGCCAGAACCAATTATCTCTTCTGTGCTGGGGGGCATGGTGTTGGATGGTCTGGAGGGAGAATCTGGTCTATCTATCAAACAAGCGCCAGCAATCTGGCTGATGGCCGCACTGGCATTCGGTACCGGGGCATGTTCGGTTATAACGGTGCTGCCAAGATCAAAGATGTCAAAGATGGAATGAGCAATACGATCGCCGTCTGCGAAGGCGCCATCAATGGTCGTACCAGCGATTCTTATACTCCCATCTGGGGCGGCTATCGTCGCTTTGGAACATTTGCTGTAAATCATCCCAATATCGACCCCGCTCACGACAATAATAGGCGCTACCATATCAATGGACATCATACAGCCACAAACAGAAACCATCATGTGGGAGTCGCTTCCAGCGTCCACGAAGGGGGGATTCATGTTTTACTCGGAGATGGATCTGTTCGTTTTCTGACTGAAAACATGGATAAGAGTACCTATGCCTTATTGACGCGTATCAACGATGGCCAGGTCTTAGGTGAATTTTAATTTGTCTTGGCTCCCTCTCCAGAGAGGGAGCTCTATCTGAAATCTGATTTATCCCCTCAGAGCCCAGATATCTCTTTATCTGGTGAAAGTATTAAGGAGACCATTGTGGAAAAGTTTCGCAAAATACAGTCAGTGCTTTTAAGCATCGTTCTACTGTTACCGATTTCAGGGTGTTCTGGAAACTCAAAAGGACCTTCTGATGATAGTGAAACCCCTATAGAAGTAGGAGATGAAGAGTCCCTCACTCTTCCACCAAATGGGTGATCAGCAAGCAACATTACAGAATGGACTTGCTCTCTCTTCTGTTTGTTTTAGAATCTTCAACTAAACCGGCTACCCTTAATCAAGGGTTAGCCGGTTTTTGAGTTCTGTCAGAGGATGATAAAGTGAATTGTTGCTGAAATACTAAGCTATTTTATGCACATACCAACGTCACATACAAAATTCAACGAAGATTATATGTTCCTTCAAAACGCTA
The Gimesia aquarii DNA segment above includes these coding regions:
- a CDS encoding DUF1559 domain-containing protein, with translation MKRSQNRGFTLIELLVVIAIIAILIALLLPAVQQAREAARRSTCKNNLKQIGLALHNYHETHRVFPIGANNIGSGDFRDVSVQPTLALNHTAWLMLLPFMDQAPLYNQFNLNIATNGHFGPPSGSVPNSITGVVGGWPNANSPLVQTILPVLLCPSDDGETIEVVNGSVDNYIANHARTNYLFCAGGHGVGWSGGRIWSIYQTSASNLADGRTGIRYRGMFGYNGAAKIKDVKDGMSNTIAVCEGAINGRTSDSYTPIWGGYRRFGTFAVNHPNIDPAHDNNRRYHINGHHTATNRNHHVGVASSVHEGGIHVLLGDGSVRFLTENMDKSTYALLTRINDGQVLGEF